The DNA region ACGCTCCGGCCCGATCAGTTTCCGGGCGATCTCAGCGGGCATGTCGTCCTGACCTACGTGGACCCCATCGGCGTCGAGCGCCAGGACCAGATCCACACGGTCATTCACGATGAAGCTCACGCCTGTTTCGCGCGTCAGCTCGCGGAGCGCCCGGCCGAGCTCGAGCGTCTCGCGCGTCGTCGCCTCCTTGTCGCGCAGCTGAACGGCGGTAACGCCCCCGCGAAGCGCCGCGCGCACGATGTCGAGGATAGGACGATTACCGGCACTGCGGCGGTCGGTGACGAGGTAGAGCGACAGGTCGAGCTGCTGTCCTTTCATGCCGTCCTTTCTCTGGCGAATGTTGCTCTAGCGGATGAAGGCCGGGGCCTCTTCCCGAAGCGCATCGGCGAGCCACTCGGGGTGCATGGTCAGGAGCCTTTGCGGGAGGTCGTCGGTGCGGAAGAAGCCCGCCTCGAGCGCCTCGACGCCGTCGGCTTGCAACTCGCCACCGGTGACCTCGCACTGAAAACAGCAGGTGATGAAATGGACGACTTCGCCCGAGGGGTAGGCGAAGACTTGCGAAGCGGGGTCGGAGTAAACGCCGATAAGCCGCTCCACGCGCACTTCCAGGCCTGTCTCCTCAGCCACCTCGCGCCTGACCGCTTCCTCGACCGTCTCCCCAGGCTCGACGCGCCCCGAAGGCAAGCCCCAGAGGTCGTTGTCCGCTCGTTTGACCAGCAGGACCATCCTGTCGCGGTCCAGGACCACGGCGGCTACCCCCGCTCCTACCCGCTCGGGCCACAAGAATCGCGGTTTGTCCCAAGACCGGGCGTGAACGCGGGGATCGAAAAGGGCCGTCAAATCCGCAATGGTCGCGTCTGCAAGGCGAAAATCGCCAGCCGAGGGGAACGAGGAAAGCCGCTCGGCGATGAGAATGCCCGTCAGGCCGAGCTGATGTGCTCCCAAAATGTCCGTGAGCGGGTTGTCGCCGATCATGGCCACCCGCAACGCCGGGTCCAAGTCCTGAAGGGCCGCGTGAAACATGAACGGATAGGGCTTGCCGATGACCACCGGACGTTGGCCGGTTGCCGCTTGAACGGCGGCCACGATAGCGCCTGTCGCCGGATACGGCCCGTCCGGGGTGGGAAAGGAGCGGTCGGCGTTGGTGGCGATAAAGCGGGCTCCTCCCTCGATGAGCTGAGCGGCCCGCCGGAGATGATGGTAGGAGAGGCTTTCGTCGCAGCCGACCACAACGGCGGCGCAGGGACCTGCTACGACCTCAAGGCCCAAGCGGCGGATTTCGGCGGCGAGCCCGGCGCTGCCGATAACGCAAACGGCGTCCAGGCGGTGCTGACGGAGATAGCGGGCCGTGGCCCAGCCCGCGCTGATTACCTCTTCGGGGCGGACCTCGATCCCCATGGCCGCTAACCGCTGAGCGAGCTCCAAGCGCGTCGGACGCGGATCGTTGGTCAGGAAGCGCAGCGTCTTGCCCAGCCCGCGCAGGCGCTCGAGCGCG from Deinococcota bacterium includes:
- a CDS encoding HAD-IIA family hydrolase encodes the protein MLAEQFDAFFLDLDGVVYLGDRPLPGAKAALERLRGLGKTLRFLTNDPRPTRLELAQRLAAMGIEVRPEEVISAGWATARYLRQHRLDAVCVIGSAGLAAEIRRLGLEVVAGPCAAVVVGCDESLSYHHLRRAAQLIEGGARFIATNADRSFPTPDGPYPATGAIVAAVQAATGQRPVVIGKPYPFMFHAALQDLDPALRVAMIGDNPLTDILGAHQLGLTGILIAERLSSFPSAGDFRLADATIADLTALFDPRVHARSWDKPRFLWPERVGAGVAAVVLDRDRMVLLVKRADNDLWGLPSGRVEPGETVEEAVRREVAEETGLEVRVERLIGVYSDPASQVFAYPSGEVVHFITCCFQCEVTGGELQADGVEALEAGFFRTDDLPQRLLTMHPEWLADALREEAPAFIR